A portion of the Bifidobacterium sp. ESL0800 genome contains these proteins:
- a CDS encoding DUF4235 domain-containing protein — MHARHSKTAVKEADRKPAGQELAAASVQDQSPAWNSFMPSASAGAGSSDHSAEPGGSGETAVQTDDDNSALHSGKDSFPSTSAPAPKSSSASSATPSSFTSTTSSSADRIVESLHRVDQKVETMRQNRLQDPDTLGDKIVKIVLPTVLGALAGKAFKTVWDSQITRRRRSAGAGGTAEDAQQQGFIASVIFAAASAAFGSVISSLGTRGSNALVTRRQNRRGRK; from the coding sequence ATGCATGCACGTCACAGCAAAACCGCGGTGAAAGAAGCCGATCGAAAACCCGCCGGTCAGGAACTCGCCGCCGCTTCCGTGCAGGACCAATCGCCTGCATGGAATTCCTTCATGCCTTCCGCATCTGCGGGCGCCGGTTCTTCAGACCATTCGGCGGAACCCGGCGGCTCAGGCGAAACTGCGGTTCAGACAGACGACGACAATAGTGCATTACATAGTGGCAAAGACTCTTTCCCCTCGACTTCAGCTCCAGCTCCAAAATCGTCATCAGCTTCGTCGGCAACTCCATCCTCATTCACTTCAACCACATCTTCATCCGCCGACCGCATCGTCGAAAGCCTTCACCGCGTCGACCAGAAAGTAGAAACCATGCGCCAGAACCGTTTGCAAGATCCAGACACATTGGGCGACAAAATCGTCAAAATCGTCCTGCCCACCGTTCTGGGAGCGTTGGCGGGCAAGGCGTTCAAAACCGTTTGGGACAGCCAAATCACGCGCAGGCGCCGGTCAGCAGGCGCAGGCGGCACCGCCGAAGACGCCCAGCAGCAAGGCTTTATCGCCAGCGTCATCTTCGCCGCAGCCTCGGCAGCATTCGGTTCCGTCATCTCATCGCTCGGCACGCGCGGTTCGAACGCGCTGGTCACCCGTCGCCAGAACCGTCGCGGTAGAAAATAG
- a CDS encoding nitroreductase family protein: protein MTESLNNLRTNETIETLLNRRSIRKFKSDAIDEQTVATLEIVAQHAASSQYLQDWSAIRVEDQAVKGAIAEIAHQTYVAEAPLLYIFVADEHRNAAIATRKGVDVHSDEFTLNSSYRFTQAQNDAVLALHAMETAAYSLDLGCVILGSVLNNPRKLIELLHLPEFTYPVLGLAIGKPDQSPALKPRMERDDQFFVDRYPADDAQLLHGLDAFDNTVHKYYDLRNTERPVDAFSDQIANNSVDRGVFSRSVTPVAEDQHFRFDR, encoded by the coding sequence ATGACTGAATCTCTAAATAATCTACGTACCAACGAAACCATCGAGACGTTGCTCAACCGCCGCTCGATCCGCAAGTTCAAGTCGGATGCCATCGACGAGCAAACCGTTGCGACGCTGGAAATCGTGGCGCAGCACGCGGCATCAAGCCAGTATCTGCAGGATTGGTCGGCCATCCGCGTTGAGGATCAGGCCGTCAAAGGCGCCATCGCCGAAATCGCCCACCAGACCTACGTGGCCGAAGCCCCGTTGCTCTACATTTTCGTGGCCGACGAGCACCGCAACGCCGCCATCGCCACACGCAAAGGCGTCGACGTCCACTCCGACGAATTCACGCTGAACTCCAGCTATCGCTTCACCCAGGCGCAGAACGACGCGGTTCTTGCGCTGCACGCCATGGAGACCGCCGCCTATTCGCTGGATCTGGGCTGTGTGATTCTCGGTTCCGTGTTGAACAATCCGCGCAAGCTCATCGAGCTGCTGCACCTGCCGGAATTCACCTACCCGGTGCTCGGCCTCGCCATCGGCAAGCCCGACCAGTCGCCGGCGCTGAAGCCGCGCATGGAGCGCGACGACCAGTTCTTCGTCGACCGCTACCCGGCCGATGACGCGCAATTGCTGCACGGGCTCGACGCTTTCGACAACACCGTCCATAAGTATTACGATCTGCGCAACACCGAACGCCCCGTCGACGCCTTCAGCGACCAAATCGCGAACAACTCGGTCGACCGCGGCGTCTTCAGCCGCTCGGTCACGCCTGTCGCCGAGGACCAGCACTTCCGCTTCGACCGCTGA